A single region of the Mustela lutreola isolate mMusLut2 chromosome 2, mMusLut2.pri, whole genome shotgun sequence genome encodes:
- the LOC131824475 gene encoding LOW QUALITY PROTEIN: heterogeneous nuclear ribonucleoprotein L-like (The sequence of the model RefSeq protein was modified relative to this genomic sequence to represent the inferred CDS: inserted 1 base in 1 codon; deleted 1 base in 1 codon) yields MENYDDPHKTPASPVVHIRGLXDGIVEADLVAALQEFGPISYVVVMPKKRQALVEFEDVLGACNAVNYAADNQIYIAGHSAFVNYSTSQKIAYPGDSDDSWSVNSVVLFTILNPIYSITMDVLYTICNPCGPVQRIVIFQKNGVQAMVEFDSVQSAQWAKASLNGADIYSGCCTLKIEYAKPTHLNVFKNDQDTWDYTNPNLSGQGDPGSNPNKCQRQPPLLGDHPTEYGGPHGEYHSHYHDEGYGPPISLEGRRMGLPVGGHRWGPSRYGPQYGHPPPPPPPPEFGPHADSPVLVVYGLDQSKMNCDRVFNVFCLYGNVEKVKFMKSKPGAAMVEMADGYAVDRAITHLNNNFMFGQKLNVCVSKQPAIMPGQSYGLEDGSCSYKDFSESRNNRFSTPEQAAKNRIQHPSNMLHFFNAPLEVTEENFFEICDELGVKQPSSVKVFSGKSECSSSGLLEWESKSDALETLGFLNHYQMKNPNGPYPYTMKLCFSTAQHAS; encoded by the exons ATGGAGAACTACGATGACCCACACAAAACCCCTGCCTCCCCAGTTGTCCACATCAGGGGCC ACGATGGCATAGTGGAAGCTGACCTTGTGGCAGCCTTGCAGGAATTTGGACCCATCAGCTATGTGGTAGTAATGCCTAAAAAGAGACAAGCGTTGGTGGAATTTGAAGACGTGTTGGGGGCTTGCAACGCCGTGAACTATGCGGCCGACAACCAGATCTACATTGCTGGCCATTCAGCTTTTGTCAATTACTCTACCAGCCAGAAGATCGCCTACCCTGGGGACTCGGATGACTCCTGGAGCGTCAACAGTGTGGTTCTCTTTACCATTCTGAACCCGATCTATTCCATTACCATGGATGTTCTTTATACTATCTGCAATCCTTGTGGTCCTGTCCAGAGAATTGTTATTTTCCAGAAGAATGGAGTCCAGGCCATGGTGGAATTTGATTCTGTGCAGAGTGCCCAGTGGGCAAAGGCCTCGCTCAATGGGGCTGACATTTATTCAGGCTGCTGTACTCTGAAGATTGAATATGCGAAGCCCACACACTTGAATGTGTTCAAGAATGATCAGGATACTTGGGACTACACAAACCCCAATCTCAGTGGACAAGGTGATCCTGGCAGCAACCCTAATAAATGCCAGAGACAGCCCCCTCTCCTGGGAGATCATCCCACAGAATATGGAGGGCCCCACGGTGAGTACCACAGCCATTACCATGATGAGGGCTACGGCCCCCCCATCTCACTAGAAGGGAGAAGGATGGGCCTACCAGTGGGGGGTCACCGGTGGGGCCCAAGTCGCTACGGCCCCCAGTAtgggcac cccccaccccctcccccaccacccgaGTTTGGCCCCCACGCTGACAGCCCTGTGCTCGTGGTCTATGGCTTGGATCAATCTAAGATGAACTGTGATCGGGTCTTCAATGTCTTCTGCTTGTATGGCAATGTGGAGAAGGTGAAATTCATGAAAAGCAAGCCGGGGGCTGCCATGGTGGAGATGGCTGATGGCTATGCTGTGGACCGGGCCATTACTCACCTCAACAACAACTTCATGTTCGGGCAGAAGCTGAATGTCTGTGTCTCCAAGCAACCAGCCATCATGCCCGGGCAGTCCTATGGGCTAGAAGACGGGTCGTGCAGTTACAAAGACTTCAGCGAATCCAGGAACAATCGGTTTTCTACCCCAGAGCAGGCAGCCAAGAACCGCATCCAGCACCCGAGCAACATGCTGCACTTCTTCAACGCTCCTCTGGAGGTGACTGAGGAGAACTTCTTCGAGATCTGCGACGAGCTGGGAGTGAAACAGCCATCTTCTGTGAAAGTATTCTCAGGCAAAAGTGAGTGcagctcctctgggctgctgGAGTGGGAATCCAAGAGTGATGCCCTGGAGACTTTGGGCTTCCTGAATCATTACCAGATGAAAAACCCAAATGGTCCATATCCTTACACTATGAAGTTGTGTTTCTCCACCGCTCAGCACGCCTCCTAA